A segment of the Capra hircus breed San Clemente chromosome 19, ASM170441v1, whole genome shotgun sequence genome:
CTTATATTTCAGCCTTTCCCTTCCAAGGTTTCCTATGGGGTGGCCAACTGTGGACAGGCTTGAAGGTTTAGGATGCATGTTGGTGAGAGAGGAGATGTCACATTCAGAACACCAGACTCTGGGCCCATCACTGCCCACTACCATCCTCCTTACTGCTCCATTGCTAGGAGCTGGGACAGCGGGTCCACTCTAGGAAAGGAGCCTATAGAAAGGGACTCCACTAAACTCGGGCAGTCCTCTCTATGTTGATCGTCTGGCCACCCTCTTAGAGATTCCTGATCAGGGGTTGGTGACCTCTGCAGGACTTTAGGACCTGGAGAGCCCTTTGGGAGACCCAGGTGTACTGGAGGCCAGCTCTATAGCTCTGGCTGAGATAGACGGCTGGATGGGTGTGACACAGAGGCCAAGGAAGGGCAGTTCGGATCTCCCGGTCCGGCCAATCGCCGCCGCGGTGGGCTCCCAGCGATCCTTCCCGAAGCCCGCCGCCAGCCCTCCCCCTCGCCCGCGGCCGGTGGATTGGGCCGGCgcgccgggcggggcggggccagtGCGGGCCGGTTTTGGGCGGTGCGAGCAGCTACTGTGAGCAGACGCCGCGCGGCCTCGCCCCAGCATCGCCCCCCCTACCCGACTGCACCCGGCGAAATCGCCGGGAGAGCGTCATGGCCGCTTCAGAGCAGCCCCAAGCCGGGGAGCTGCTGGTCAAGGCCCGGAGAGCCTTCCTGGAGGAGTTCGGAGCTGAGCCCGAGCTAGCCGTGTCGGCCCCGGGCCGCGTCAACCTCATCGGGGAACACACGGACTACAACCGGGGCCTGGTGCTGCCCATGGTGAGGGGTTGGGCGGGAGGCGCAGGCGTCCCGCGTGCACCGTTGCGCGGGCCGCTCCGAACTTTCACTCCCGCCGCGTGTGGGGCCCGAGCACGTAGAGAGGCCCTCAGACGGGTCATTTCCCACGTCGGGAGGCAGGAAGGCGGGAATCCTCGAGGAAGTAGGCCGTGTACTGCTGATCCTCGCCATCTCCCTGGGAGCCTCCTCACGGTGTGGGGGGATGCAGAAGGGGGGTCGCAGGGGTAGATCCGGGCGAAGTAAAGCCCTAAGCTACCTGGTCCAGACCGTTCGATTAGcagaggaggctcagagagggctagtcatctgcccaaggtcacacaggggcGATTGGACTGCCTTAGCCTGGGGCCGTGTTCATCCCTCGGTGCAGCCTGGCAGGTTGAGTGAGTACAGTGCCTCTGAGGTTACCTCCAAATGGGGAAGCGCCAAAAGgagttctgttgttttttttttccctgttgaactctctctctcccccttgcGTCACAGCCAGGAGCCCACGCGCAGGGCAGAGTTCAGATCTGCACTCCCCAAGCACTGACTCTTCGCTGGGACAGGACTCAAGCCCCCCAAGGCCTGATGAGCTGTTAGGCTCTTCCCTGGGACACTCCACATCCCCTTCACCTGGAGCCAGGAGGCCAGCTGCTCATCCGTCCCAGGCCCTCTGGTGTTGGGAGTTTTGCATACTTTTGTTTCTCCTGCCAGGCCCTGGAGCTCGTGACGGTGCTGGTGGGCAGCCCCCGTGCGGATGGGCTTGTCTCCCTCCTCACTACCTCTGAGGATGCTGACGAGCCCCGGCGGCTGCAGTTTCCCCTGCCCACAAGCCAGCGGCCACTGGAGCCTGGGACCCCTCACTGGGCCAATTATGTCAAGGGAGTGATTCAGCACTACCCAGGTatggggcctggggctgggtcAGATTCCTGCCTCAGCCACAAAGCCCAGTAGCTAATCTGATCCACTGTGGCTAGGGGTGCAGAGTAGAGATTCCCCAATGGgcagatgaggagactgatgCCCCCAGCGGTTCCAGAACTAGCCCTGGGTTGCCCATCCCACGATTggaggagccaggattcaaaccccaaCGTGTTGGTCTCCAGAGCCCTGAATCCTGCGAACTGGGAGACTGTGTCTCAGGACCCTCAGGGTGGCCGGGTGGAGGGCAGCGGACCCCTTGGCCCAGCAGGTTGGTGACCTCTGACAATTGAGACACATCCCCCAGCAGCAGCTGCCGGACAGTTGCCTCCCTTTGCACCAGAACGCTTTCCCTTCTAGTGTTCATCCTCCCTGGTGGCCCGTCTTACCGTCATCCATTCTTTCCCCTGCAGCTGCCCCCCTCCCTGGCTTCAGCGCAGTGGTGGTCAGCTCTGTGCCCCTGGGGGGTGGGCTGTCCAGCTCGGCGTCCCTGGAAGTGGCCACGTATACCTTCCTACAGCAGCTCTGCCCAGGtacctcccagcccccacccagcccTCCTTCCCCGAGGTCCTGTGATCAGAGCTGCTTACCCCAACCGTGGCTTTGGCGGGGTAGGTGGGGAATCTCCCTGGAACATCCCTGGAGCTACTGCTGCTCCCACCCGTCGACCCCCTAGTGCCCCCTCCTGGGCCCTAGCCTCCCCACCTCGCCCTGTGCCACAGACTCAGGGACAATAGCTGCCCGGGCCCAGGTGTGTCAGCGGGCCGAGCACAGCTTCGCAGGGGTGCCCTGTGGCATCATGGACCAGCTCATCGCACTGCTGGGGCAGAGAGGCCACGCGCTGCTCATTGACTGCAGGTCAGGGGCTCCCCTTGGACCTCCCACCTCATAGGAGCTCCTGGATGGAGCCTGCACGGCAAGCAGACGCCCGGCCTTGTCATCTCCCCGCTCTCCATCTCCGCCCCAGGTCCCTGGAGACAAGCCTGGTGCCACTGTCGGACCCCAAGCTGGCCGtgctcatcaccaactccaatgTTCGCCACTCACTGGGCTCCAGTGAGTATCCCCTGCGGCGGCACCAGTGTGAAGAGGTGGCCCGGGCGCTGGGCAAGGAGAGCCTTCGGGAGGTacagctggaggagctggagggtGAGTGGAGAGTTGGCTGGGTGCGCTCTGTCCTGGAGACTGCTTGGCACCCCGCAGGGGCTGCTGAGtcggggtggggcagggcggggcctCAGCTGGCTTTGGCCCAGATGTGCTTCCTCTCATCTCTTGGAATCTCTGCCATGCTTTGCCTACTCCTGATATGGCTAACGTAAGACTGCTTGATATCTCGATATCGTTTTTTGTAATTTAAGAATTAAATATGCACtgtggaaaatatagaaaaggacaaagaagaaaataataagctATAAGATCGCTACCCAGAGATAGCCACTAagcttatttttttggctgcactcggTCTTTGCTgatgtgtgcaggctttctcttgttccggtgagcaggggctacttccTTGTGATGtgcgggcttctcttgtggaacacgGGCTCCAGGCActcggacttcagtagttgctgcccatggactcagtagttatgGCGCATAGGCTTGGTTGTTCCCtgggatgtggaatcttcccgaatcagggatagaacccgtgtcccctgcatcgccaggcggattcttaaccgctggaccaccagggaagtcctactattagcattttaatatatttcctttAATGGTTTTCTgtacttgtattttctttttaaaaaatactttaaaaaattttattgaattatggttgatttacactgttgtgttggtttcatcATCTGTATTTTCAAAGTTGCATGAACGCAGTGTTGCTATCTGCCCTTTTGTCGCCCTTAACTCTCTCAGTACACTTCCTATACCGTGAAAGGCCGGTCATCAACATAGCTTTCTCCCACCCCCAAAAGTTTACTCTTAAATGTACAATAGGTTCCAAGACAACACTTAATTGTAGCTATAGGTGGCAACAGATGTTAATGGCAGGGAGTCCAGATGTTTAAACAGGAATGGAACTAAAAACCATCATTGCCTCAGGCACAAGGAATGTTTTTTGGCCAGATTTCTTAATTCCTCCTGTGGGCAGGGGGCCTTTTCGCTTTGGCTTTTAGCTCCTCCTCCGGTTTGTGTTTGAATGCCTTATCTTCCTCGTCCCATCTCCTTGGCTTGCTTCTTGGGCTGCATCAGGGGCTGCTTCTTGCCACCTTTGGGGTCTGACGTGGTGCCTGCCACCTCTTCCCCAGACCCTGCCGCTGGAAgcgattttttttttggctgcctggggccttagttttggcatgtggaatctttggttgccgcatgtgaactcttagctgcagcatgtgaggtCTGTTAATTTCCCTGGCCAGTGAAGATTCCTTGGTTCCAGGCCCCTGCATTGTGAacacagagtcttggccactagaccaccagggaagtccccatcaacATGGCTTTTTAAAGCTACTGAAGCATTTCAGCATATAGGTGCCCTTTAATTTACTTAACCAGTTTCtgataatcacatctaacaccacGAGGGATGTTTTTATACATAATTCTTTCTCTGCGTTTTCCTCCTATTTTCTCAGGATTCGATTGTTTGGAGTAGGATCACAGGATCAAAAGATAGCATGTATTTTTAAGTTTCCAGATATACATGGCCAGGAAGATAGTCTGTTGAACAGTTTAAAGGTCATGTAAACGTTAACTCACTGAAGTCTCTCACAACTCTGTAGGACAGATAACACACTCATCTTTAAAaaggtttcatttatttatcactttgggctgccctgggtctttgttgcttcgcctgagctttctctggctgcagagaTCCGGGGCTGCTCCTGgctgcagtgctcagccttctcactGAGCTGGTTCCAGGCACGAGTgcttcggtagttgcagctcctgggctctgtcGCTTGGGCTCAGTAAcgggtgcacgggctcagttgctccacggcatgtgggatggatgctcccagaccaggaaccaaaccctggccccagcactggcaggtggagtcttatccactgcaccaccaggggagtccctctcACTTTTTTGTGATGGGATGTACAGTGAGTGGCAGGGCTAAGACTTGATCCCAGGCGGATCAGCTCGTCCTCCTACCTTCGGGGCCAGGCTGCTGGCCTTAGGAGCTGCCCTCCCTGGCGGTGTGGGGCCCGTTCCAGGGACCATCTTGTCCTTCTTGGTGAACCATCAGCTTTAGGCCTGCCCCACCTGCTCTGTGCAGGTGCCAGTGGTTGAGCTTTTTGCCCTTGACCACTTGAGCtgtttctcccctcctcctcggCCCTTCCATCTGCCCCCCGCACCCCAGCCCTGGAGGTTTCCGTCTCCCTCAGGAACCGTGCTTCTCTCTGCCTGCCTTTCTGTCCTCCGCCTGCCCCCCGCCTTCTGCTTTTAAACATGCCCAGTCTTTTAACATCCTCAAATGGAGTCTCCCTCCTATGCCAGTCCTCTGGGAAGGGTCCCCGATGCTCACAACCCCcattttcttctgtgtgtgcatgctgagtcgcttcagtcgtgtccgactttgtgaccccatggactgtagcccgccaggctcctctgtccatgggattctccaggcaagaatactggagtgggttgccatttcctcctccaggggatcttccagacccaggaatcaaacccacgtctcctgcattggcaggcgggttctttaccactcatgtcacctggaaagccctttctCCTCTCTACTCATTTCTGAATCCTCTGAACCCAGCAGCCGGTCTCCCATGCTACCTGGTATGACAGCTCTCCTGGGGGCTCCCCACAAAAACCTGGGGGCTGCCCTCTCCACCCCCTCAGTGCTGGATCTGCTTGGTCAGAGCCCTGTTCCTCCTCCCGGGCCTGCCCCAGGCTTCGTCCCCAGCTCAACTCCAGCCACCACTGCCCCACTGAGGACTCAGATGGGAGTCTGACCCCCTCATTCCCACCTGGGGTCCTGGAGCCTTCACCTGGCCCTGGTGGAACTCATCCTTCTCCTGGGCACCTCTCCCCTGACTTCGCCTTGTCTGTTATTTCCTCACCCCTGTCACTCCCGTTTGAAACTTCAGAGTCACCCCTGAGTGCTTCCTGGCCCCCCAGCCCCTCGGGTCTCtgacctctttctcctcctccccttcctccccacatCGGGCCCCTCCTGGTCTCTGATGTTAATAGCCACCAGCTGGACTCCAGGCGCCCACCTCTCCCAGCGGGGCCCCTGCCCAAGGTGGTCACTTTTGTCAACTAGAGCTCAGCTCTGTCCCTCCCCAGAATCTCACTGGCACTCGGAATTAAGTTGCAAAGTCTCCTCAGTGTTCAGGGCTGCCCTTAGTGACTCGGCTGGCTGTGCCCGCTTCAGCGTTAGCCAGTTGGACAGCCTGCTGGTTCCCTGGGGTGTCCCAGGCAGACCTGCGCTGTACCCTAGTTCTGGATTCCTGGCCCTTGGAGGTTTCACTGTTAGTCCAGCAAAAACACCAGCAGGACTTGTCCTTTCTGTTCTGTCTTGGCCTCTGGAAGGCAGCAGTGTCCCATTCGCCAGAGAAGCAGAGTACGGCTGTTTATTGAGTacccaccatgtgccaggcacgcTGGGAGCTCTGCATGTGTCTGCCTCACTAAGTTCTCCCCACATCCCAAATGAGGTGGGTCATGCCCCTTTCTTTGGCCATACTgcccagcacatgggatcttagttccccaaccagggactgaacccatgctccctacagtggaagcttgcggggggtcttaaccactagacccccAGGGACGTCCTGGGTACCCCCTTTCATAATCGAGGAGGTGAGGTCTAAAACCTTGCTCCCCAACCCGAGGTTCCACCCACAGCTTTGTCAGAACCAGAGTGGAGATGCCCCTGGGCCAGCGGCCTGGAGTCCACAGGGGCCCAGAGGCCGTGGGTGGCGGGTTGCCTGAgcccctttcctccccagctggtCGGGACCTGATGAGCATGGAGGCCTTCCGGCGGGCACGGCACGTGGTGGGCGAGATCCAGCGCACGGCCCAGGCGGCGGCCGCCCTGCGCCGCGGTGACTACAGAGCCTTCGGCCGCCTCATGGTGGAGAGTCACCACTCGCTCAGGTGAGGCCCCTGGGTGCCTGACCCCCCGCGAGCACACGTGTTGCAGCTGGGGCTGGCTCCAGGCTCCGTATTCTCTCCACAGAGACGACTACGAGGTGAGCTGCCCGGAGCTGGATCAGCTGGTGGAGGCCGCGCTCTCCGCGCCGGGGGTTTACGGCAGCCGCATGACGGGCGGTGGCTTTGGGGGCTGCACGGTGACCCTGCTGGAGGCCTCCGCCGCTCCTCGGGTGATGCAGCACATCCAGGTTGGCAGTGCTGGAgtcgaggggaggggagggcaaggGAGCAGGAGGGAtgggctcccagggccccccGAGCTCAGACCCTCCATCCCCCGGCAGAAGCAGTACCGCGGGACCGCCACCTTCTACCTCTCCCAGGCGGCTGACGGCGCCAAGGTGCTCCGCTTATGAGGCCCTCGCTGGGACAGCACACGGCGGGCCTCCCTTCCTGTCTGGGTGCTCAATAAACTTGTATCTCTGACTCTGATGCCCGCCTGCCTCAAGAGGTGTATGTGTGCTGGGGCATCAGAAAAGGGGGGTGTGAGAACCACTCCCTGCTCTGGACAGGGCCTAGAGACATGGTCAGGGCAGAGCCAAGCAGTAGCGAAATCCTTTATTATAGTGCAGAACAAAGCCAAGCCCTTGCCATGCTGGGTCCAGCTCTTTGGTTACAAaggggctggggccgggggcaggGGGGGCAGCCAGAAGGGCCTTCTGGGACCTCTGCCTCCTCCATGCCGTCCAGAGGACACTGAGCCCCTGCACTGTGGCCAGAGGCAGCGGCCTTGTGATCAGCATGTGGCTGGGCCGGGCCACCAGGAGTCCAAGGATGGAGTAGCTGAGGCAgcgcctggggtgggggtggagcggGGTGTGTGTGTAGAGTTGGGGGAGCTCAGGTCTGGAAGAACTGTTGGTCCACGTGGGTGCTGAGGGTCCCACTGGTGGTCAGCGTCCGGCTCACAAACTCCTGTGTCACATGCCGGGTGAGGGAGCCACTTGCTTCCAGGTGCTGGGAGCCCAGGGTCAGTCCATCTGCAGGGGAAGAAGCGTTGAAGGACCTACCCCTGGGTCCTGACTGTCCCCCCCCGACCCCTTCCTCTGTTAGCTCTGTGTTTCCTGGGAAGAGCCAGGAGCCCCCACTGGGCAACTCACCCAGTAGGAAGGGCTCAgtggtgctggagtgggtggtgATGCTGCTGTATTCCCCTGATGCTGGGTGCTGGAAGAGCCCCAAGTGGCCGCCCAGCTGTGGGAAGGGTCCTGGAGAGGGTGGGTGGGGGCGCAGTTAGAGGATGGTGCCAGGAGAAGGTGTGGCCAGAGAAGGGGCGGGGCTGGAGAAGGGGCAAAGAAGCCTGCCTCCATCCTGGGACTCAATGGTGATGATTCCTTCACGCTCCGGCCCGAAGCCTTGGGTGGTCTTGGCCTGCACCTTGAACTTGTAGGGCACGTTCTCACTGAGGCCGGGCACGGTCAGCCGGCTCTCGGGGCTGTCGCCATCAACCAGGAACGTGGTGGCTGGCTCTGGGCAGGGAAGATGCCTTTCAGCCTCTGTGGCTCCCTGTCCAcaaccccccccgccccccaacccggGGTGGGCAGCACCTCCTCCATGGGCCATCTCACACGTCACCAGGTAGCCCAGAATGTCGCCATCCGGCCTGCGGGGCCGCTCCCAGCTCAGCTGCAGTGAGTCGGGGCTTAGGGCAGTGAACACCAGTGGGCCCGGGGCACTGGGTGTGCTCAAAGTGAAGGCGGAGCCTGGGGGCAGCCGAGGAAGCTTGTCAGGGGACAGGTGGGTACCTGAGGGCCAGGCGGGGGCAcccgcgggggtgggggtggcaacTCACCTGGCAGGGGGCAGAGCGGGCTCTGCGGGTGCACCTGAGACTCAATGGTGATGACACCCTCGCGCTCTGGGCCCCAGCCCTCCTGGCTCTGGGCCCGCACGCGGAACACATAGGAGTGGTTGGGCAGGAGGTCCTCCACCACCACCGAGGTCTGGCTGGGGCTGGGGATGTTGAGGCGATGCAGCTCACCTGGGTGGGTGACGGGGGCAGACAGCAGAGCAGCCTCATTCCTCATCCCTAGCCCCGGCTTGATCCCGCCCCTCCCCTAGGCCACAGCCCAGACCTGGTCCTCGCCCAGCCAGGACCAGCTGTGGTTGGGGTACAGGTGGGGGCAGCCTTGTGTGGTGTGGTTGGCGGTTCAGGTTGTGCACTAGTCAAGGAGTGAGTGGAATCTGAAATCTCATCTGTGTATGATAGCTGTTTATGGGCCCAGGTCATGCCTGCCCAGAAAAGGGCCACTTCTCATAGGCTCAGCAGAGAGGCCCTGGGTCCCTAAGCAAAACCTCGCGGGGGAAGTGATACGGAGCGAGGCCCAGGGAGATGGATGAGGATGCAGCGGAAGAGTGGACGCAGTGAAGGGGACAGTGGGGGGCTCGGAAGGGAAAGGCCCTCTCAGAGAGGCAGGGGGTGGCAGTGGGGGCATCAGTGGTCAAGCGGCTCGGCTGGGCTCCAGACAGCCCGAGCCCCTGTGTGTCAGCCCGCCAGCAGCCAGGCCTCACCGCCGTTCAGCAGCTGGTACTCCACACTGTAGCCCTGCAGCGCACGCTCACACTGCGGCTCCTGCCAGCTCACTTTCAGAGACGTGGGTCCGAGGGCAGAGAACACCAGGCGGGTGGGCGTGTTGGGCACGCCCGCAGCCAGGCAGGAGCCTGCAGATGGGGGAggccacagtcagcccccagcAGGGGTGTCTGGGCAGGAGTCCCTGGTTCTCAGCCGCACCTCCGTGACTGCTGGCCGGGCAGCCCACTCAGCCCTGCAGCACCCTCTCTAAGCCGCCCAGTGCCTCCCCACCACACTCAGGTGAGTGCGGGCTCCGCTTGAGTGGCCGGCCCCCCACCCTCAGCTggcccctctcctgccccagccccagcccagcaccGCAGGAGGACAGCCACTTTAGGCACCAGCATGGATGTGGATGGAATGGAGGGTGAGGAGGCGTGGGCAGTGCTGATGGTGGGAAGATGGTGACATGGAGCCGGAAGGCCATGGAGACGCAGGACGGCCACCCCTGTACTACCTGGGCCCCACGAGGGCGCTGCTGGCTGCCCAGCCAGGATTATAGAGTCTCTTGAGTCCTCGGAGCGGGGGGCCCCGTTCATCTGAGCCCGACTCCGGGACCCCAGGGCCCAGGACAGTGGAAGCCTGCTCCTCCCGTGTTCCCAGATGGGAGGGAGGCCTAGGGCAGGACAAAACAGGAGTGAGCTGGGGCGGGTGTGCGTGTTGGATGGGGGGCAGCGTGGGACAGCAGCCCCTGTCCCGCCTCCAGGAGCTGGAAGAGAGGAAGGACTGGCCGGAGGGCCGGGGAGGAGGCGGCACTCActctgggaggagagggaggtgagGGTGGAGTAGTCCCTGGGCAGCGTGGCCAAGCGCGAGTGTTCCGTGCGCGTCAGCGAGTGGTAGTCCCGCGTGAGGGTGGACGAGGTGCTCAGCATGCGGTGGGACAGCTGCGGGCTCAGGTGGGCGCCGTGGGCGGCGGTGCTCACGGTCATCCTGTGCAGGGAGTTGGCGCTGCCGGGGAAGGCAAAGTCCATTCGCCCGTTCACCAGGTGCTCTGCGGGGACAGGGCAGGGTCACTCCCACAGGCCCGGCCGCAGACCCCGGAGCCCCGAGGGGCGGGCTGCTGCAGCCCTGGGAGTTCCGGGGGTTACCTACCTACCGGGGGCCCCCTGGCATCAAAACACCCAGCCTCCCTCTGCCCACCAGGGACAGAGGCCCCTGGAGGAGTCCACAGCCCCCCCCCCAACGCCCGCAGTCTTCTGGAACGCAGGTCCCCTGGCCTGGCAGGAGGCCCCCACGGACCCGA
Coding sequences within it:
- the GALK1 gene encoding galactokinase; this encodes MAASEQPQAGELLVKARRAFLEEFGAEPELAVSAPGRVNLIGEHTDYNRGLVLPMALELVTVLVGSPRADGLVSLLTTSEDADEPRRLQFPLPTSQRPLEPGTPHWANYVKGVIQHYPAAPLPGFSAVVVSSVPLGGGLSSSASLEVATYTFLQQLCPDSGTIAARAQVCQRAEHSFAGVPCGIMDQLIALLGQRGHALLIDCRSLETSLVPLSDPKLAVLITNSNVRHSLGSSEYPLRRHQCEEVARALGKESLREVQLEELEAGRDLMSMEAFRRARHVVGEIQRTAQAAAALRRGDYRAFGRLMVESHHSLRDDYEVSCPELDQLVEAALSAPGVYGSRMTGGGFGGCTVTLLEASAAPRVMQHIQKQYRGTATFYLSQAADGAKVLRL